A genomic segment from Schistocerca piceifrons isolate TAMUIC-IGC-003096 chromosome 4, iqSchPice1.1, whole genome shotgun sequence encodes:
- the LOC124796138 gene encoding tigger transposable element-derived protein 6-like — MKKKKKKRIILLMDRCAAYSPQAVLENVQAEFFPQNSSSALQPFDLGIITNFKEITISPWTYCKPWNLFSVAWQLVASSTINNFFRKPGALLEEAAADDNDSGDEVVSGNELALVEVA; from the exons atgaaaaagaaaaaaaagaagaggatcATTCTTCTTATGGATCGATGTGCAGCATATTCACCTCAAGCAGTTTTGGAAAATGTTCAAGCGGAATTTTTCCCTCAAAACAGTTCAAGTGCTTTGCAGCCATTTGATTTGGGCATTATTACAAATTTCAAA GAAATAACAATCTCTCCATGGACTTACTGCAAGCCATGGAATCTTTTTTCGGTTGCATGGCAGCTGGTGGCATCCTCCACAATAAACAACTTTTTCCGTAAACCAGGAGCCTTACTGGAAGAGGCTGCCGCTGATGATAATGACAGTGGAGATGAAGTCGTGTCTGGTAATGAGCTAGCTCTTGTGGAGGTTGCATAA